One Papaver somniferum cultivar HN1 chromosome 10, ASM357369v1, whole genome shotgun sequence genomic window carries:
- the LOC113316129 gene encoding uncharacterized protein LOC113316129: MHRRRLQQLDDEEVEDKELINTVMLIHLDQIPRVHKKIYISREGMVPPESDAQLFSSQLCVLDHVFNVDSALPRYLVIKIINELCPVEPKFNYHLNALNIIGHSHEQKVTSALRILDYGKPADTSDEYLRWRDHPNFSYANTQAAAPGMLFNRLSGFQQKPQPVQNSESSEMLAMMKNLTTMVQNNQQTTDDAIKELQTQMSTMAGRLNLLETQNSVKLPSQPINPRETVNVVTLRSGTRTVQPEDAEKSKDPKGTVLEKDITDSSQADEVPKTNSKPLVSTYVPPLPFPRRFDNAKKVEQDKEILDIFKKIHVNIPLIDAIRQVPKYTRVLKDLCTRKKRLTGNEVMSVGENVFSILQKKLPPKCKDPGSFDIPVVIGNKIFGKSMLDLGALFNVIPASIYESFNLGPLKETRIVLELADRTNVYPIGIIEYVLVQVNQFVFPADLCVLEMDSGYDASIPLLLGRPFMKTAKTIMDVDKGTLTMKFDDEKIRSNIFGAMRYPCDVHSDVHANILDAG; this comes from the exons ATGCATCGACGGAGGTTGCaacaacttgatgatgaggaagttGAAGATAAAGAACTAATCAACACTGTGATGCTCATACATTTAGACCAAATACCTAGAGTTCACAAGAAGATATACATATCTAGGGAGGGAATGGTTCCACCAGAATCtgatgcacaattattttcttcccaattgtgtgtaCTCGATCATGTTTTCAACGTCGATTCCGCATTGCCCCGGTACCTGGTGATAAAGATTATTAATGAGCTTTGTCCAGTAGAACCTAAATTTAATTATCATCTTAATGCACTAAATATTATAGGCCATAGTCatgaacaaaaagttacttcggctCTAAGGATTCTAGATTACGGCAAACCAGCAGATACGAGCGATGAGTACCTtc gatggagagatcaccccaatttcaGCTATGCGAATACGCAAGCAGCAGCTCCAGGGATGCTTTTTAATCGCCTTAGTGGTTTCCAACAAAAACCACAACCAGTGCAGAACTCAGAATCATCAGAGATGCTTGCTATGATGAAGAATCTAACCACAATGGTGCAAAACAATCAGCAAACGACTGATGATgcaatcaaggagttgcagacacaaatgagcACCATGGCAGGTAGATTGAACCTTTTGGAGACGCAAAATAGTgtgaaactcccttctcaacctattaatccTAGAGAAACTGTTAATGTTGTaacattgagaagtggtacacgaaCTGTGCAACCAGAAGATGCTGAGAAAAGCAAAGACCCCAAGGGGACGGTTTTGGAGAAAGATATTACTGACTCTTCCCAAGCCGATGAGGTACCTAAAACAAACTCTAAACCTCTTGTTtcaacttatgttcctcctttaccttttcctcgcaggTTCGACAATGCTAAAAAGGTGGAACAAGACAAGGAGATTTTAGATATATTCAAAAAGATTCATGTGAATATCCCGCtgatagatgcaattaggcaagtTCCTAAGTACACAAGAGTTTTGAAAGACCTATGCACTAGGAAGAAACGATTAACCGGTAATGAGGTGATGAGTGTGGGGGAAAACGTTTTTTCTATCCTccaaaagaaactcccacctaaatgcAAGGATCCTGGTAGTTTCGATATACCTGTTGTGATTGGTaataaaatatttggaaaatcCATGCTTGATTTAGGAGCATTGTTTAATGTTATCCCCGCATCTATTTATGAGTCTTTTAATTTGGGTCCTTTGAAAGAAACCCGTATTGTTCTTGAACTAGCTGATCGTACTAATGTTTACCCTATTGGTATTATTGAATATGTGCTTGTGCAGGTGAATCAATTCGTATTTCCAGCTGATTTATGTGTATTGGAAATGGATAGCGGGTATGATGCATCTATACCGCTGTTATTGGGGAGGCCTTTCATGAAAACGGCCAAAACCATAATGGATGTTGACAAAGGAACGCTCacgatgaaatttgatgatgaaAAGATTCGTTCCAATATTTTTGGAGCAATGCGGTATCCTTGCGACGTTCATTCGGATGTTCATGCTAATATCTTAGACGCAGGCTAA